From Spea bombifrons isolate aSpeBom1 chromosome 6, aSpeBom1.2.pri, whole genome shotgun sequence, a single genomic window includes:
- the PVALB gene encoding parvalbumin alpha, with product MSMTDLLCAADIKKAVGAFAAVDSFNHKKFFELVGLKGKTTEEVKKIFHILDQDRSGFIELDELKLVLKGFTSEGRALSDNETKIFLAAGDKDGDGKIGVDEFTALVAEC from the exons ATGTCTATGACTGATTTGCTCTGTGCTGCTGACATCAAAAAGGCTGTTGGGGCCTTTGCAG CTGTTGACTCATTTAACCACAAGAAATTCTTTGAGTTAGTGGGTCTGAAGGGCAAAACTACAGAAGAAGTGAAAAAGATTTTCCACATTCTGGACCAAGATCGGAGTGGATTCATAGAGCTGGATGAACTAAA GCTCGTATTGAAAGGCTTCACCTCAGAAGGCCGAGCTCTGTCTGACAATGAAACCAAGATCTTCCTCGCTGCCGGTGACAAAGATGGAGATGGCAAAATCGGTGTGGATG AGTTCACAGCCCTGGTGGCTGAATGCTAA